In Flavobacterium luteolum, the DNA window AAGCAACAGCAAAAAAATGCGATGCAATGGAAGGTTTAATTGAAGAAGCCAAAGGAATGCTCGAGGAAACCGAACTTGGAGTAGTGCGAGATGCAGCAATTATTGCAGCAAGTCAGAAAATTGAGCATTATGAAATTGCTACTTATGGTACTTTAAGACAATTTGCAGAAACGCTAGGTCTGCCAGAAGCAGCAACTTTATTAGAACAAACGCTCGACGAAGAAAAAGGAGCCGATAAAACCCTTACAGAAGTCGCTGTAAACGCAGTAAATCTTGAAGCTGCTGAACTTGAATAGCAGATTAAGAAATGAAATAAAAGTGCAGTTCTAAATCTGCACTTTTTTAGTTAAATAAAAAATTCAGTATATGCCCGAAGGTCCGTCTATAGTAATCTTAAAAGAAGAAGTGCAGCAATTTGCCGGACAGAAAATAATTTCTGTATCTGGAAATGCCCATATTGATATTTCTCGCCTGAAGGATAAAACCGTTCTTGCTTTTAAAACTTGGGGAAAACATTTTTTAATCTGTTTTGATTCCTTTACAGTGAAAATTCACATGTTAATGTTCGGAACGTATCGAATTAATGAACGTAAAGATTCAAAACCTAGATTGAGTCTAGTTTTTGAGAATGGAGAGATCAATTTCTACACTTGCTCAGTTAAAATTTTAGAAGGCGATGTCAATTCACATTACGATTGGAGTGTCGATGTAATGAATGAAAATTGGAATCCGAAAAAGGCAAAAGCTAGTGTCGACAAAATGGAGAATAAAATGATTTGCGATGTAATTCTAGATCAGGATATTTTTTCTGGAGTGGGTAATATCATTAAAAATGAAGTTTTGTACCGCTGTTATGTA includes these proteins:
- a CDS encoding ferritin-like domain-containing protein; the protein is MKTTDSKNAKETTPRGVTKPKSNAASGLTELFEDGLKDIYWAEKALTKALPVMVKNASSVELKDAIDNHLTETEEQIIRLEEIFKIIGKKATAKKCDAMEGLIEEAKGMLEETELGVVRDAAIIAASQKIEHYEIATYGTLRQFAETLGLPEAATLLEQTLDEEKGADKTLTEVAVNAVNLEAAELE
- a CDS encoding DNA-formamidopyrimidine glycosylase family protein produces the protein MPEGPSIVILKEEVQQFAGQKIISVSGNAHIDISRLKDKTVLAFKTWGKHFLICFDSFTVKIHMLMFGTYRINERKDSKPRLSLVFENGEINFYTCSVKILEGDVNSHYDWSVDVMNENWNPKKAKASVDKMENKMICDVILDQDIFSGVGNIIKNEVLYRCYVHPESIVEKIPPHVISELIAECSTYSFEFLYWKKKFELKQHWEAYTKSICLRCNLPFQRKQTGERKRRSFFCTNCQQLYK